In Chloroflexota bacterium, one genomic interval encodes:
- the coaD gene encoding pantetheine-phosphate adenylyltransferase gives MTTAVYPGSFDPVTLGHLDIARRASAVFDKLIVAVYDAPPKKLLFDTKERVALFKEAVKGLTNVTVLPYKGLTVDYARTMKATVLVRGLRAISDFEYEFEMAMMNNNLAPEVEVVCMMTRTEYQFLSSSLLKEVCSLGGDVSRLVPKHVAAALKSKYRG, from the coding sequence GTGACAACCGCCGTCTACCCAGGCAGTTTCGATCCCGTTACCCTCGGACACCTCGATATCGCCCGTCGCGCCTCCGCCGTTTTTGACAAGCTGATCGTGGCGGTCTACGATGCGCCGCCGAAGAAGCTCCTTTTCGATACAAAAGAGCGCGTCGCGCTGTTCAAGGAGGCGGTGAAGGGCCTGACGAACGTCACCGTCCTGCCGTACAAGGGCCTGACGGTTGACTATGCGCGCACGATGAAGGCGACGGTCCTTGTGCGCGGGCTTCGGGCGATCTCCGACTTCGAGTATGAGTTCGAGATGGCGATGATGAACAACAATCTCGCCCCAGAAGTTGAAGTGGTCTGTATGATGACTCGTACGGAGTACCAGTTCCTTAGCTCAAGCCTTTTGAAGGAAGTCTGCTCCCTCGGCGGCGATGTGAGCAGGCTCGTTCCCAAGCATGTCGCCGCCGCACTCAAGTCCAAGTACCGCGGATAG